One Sphingobacteriales bacterium DNA segment encodes these proteins:
- a CDS encoding putative sugar O-methyltransferase, with protein sequence MEHLDKLMAAYNSAPAEYQTTRYWEKYHQLLVNEIKKADLTQFRNGSYPLFGTFGFTETIYHYHHSVPKYKKWLLSLIRKLFITNRSILPYSININNIRDIAYRNCLFLGELNNAVSIENLEVCTYGKPNDLFTINGKAYTMQFLGFYIRYCFAQKHIKFSGNEILIELGSGSGHQVEILKKAYPNLTVLCFDLPAPLYLCEHYLTQALGAANIVSSEKTLEMKNLDNLEKGKVYMFSSWQFPLLKNFKADVFWNAASFGEMEPEIVKNYLSSVLGNVNWIYLLQAQKGKESHNTSGVVKPTTFYDYDNMLKGYTLKETHDAYQAHRRMAETGGYFEAIWQKE encoded by the coding sequence ATGGAGCACTTAGATAAACTAATGGCGGCGTATAACTCTGCCCCTGCCGAATACCAAACTACAAGATACTGGGAGAAATACCACCAATTATTAGTAAATGAAATTAAAAAAGCAGACCTAACCCAATTTAGAAACGGCAGCTACCCACTTTTTGGCACTTTTGGCTTTACCGAAACAATATACCATTACCATCATTCTGTACCCAAATATAAAAAATGGCTTTTATCCTTAATAAGAAAACTATTTATCACAAACCGTTCAATTTTACCCTATTCGATTAATATAAATAATATTCGCGATATAGCATACCGAAATTGCTTGTTTTTAGGCGAACTTAACAACGCTGTTTCTATTGAAAACTTAGAAGTTTGCACTTACGGCAAGCCAAATGACTTGTTTACAATAAACGGCAAAGCTTATACCATGCAGTTTTTGGGATTTTATATACGGTATTGCTTTGCACAAAAGCATATCAAATTTTCCGGAAATGAAATATTGATTGAGTTGGGTTCCGGATCCGGACACCAAGTTGAAATATTAAAAAAAGCATACCCAAATTTAACTGTTCTTTGTTTTGATTTGCCTGCTCCCCTTTATCTCTGCGAGCATTATTTAACACAAGCACTCGGCGCAGCAAATATAGTATCATCAGAAAAAACCTTGGAAATGAAAAACCTCGATAATTTAGAAAAAGGTAAAGTTTATATGTTTAGTAGTTGGCAATTTCCTTTACTAAAAAACTTTAAAGCCGATGTTTTTTGGAACGCCGCAAGTTTTGGCGAAATGGAACCCGAAATTGTAAAAAATTATCTCAGTAGTGTATTAGGTAATGTAAACTGGATTTATTTGTTGCAAGCTCAAAAAGGAAAAGAAAGCCACAACACATCGGGTGTAGTAAAACCAACCACCTTTTACGACTATGACAATATGCTTAAAGGGTATACCTTAAAAGAAACCCACGATGCCTACCAAGCCCACAGGCGAATGGCAGAAACCGGTGGGTATTTTGAGGCAATATGGCAAAAGGAATAG